The Nitrospiraceae bacterium genome segment ATAGCAGCAAGAATACTGAATACGATCAGCAAAGAGTATTGCTTTACATCAATCTCTTTTTTGAATTCTTCTATTTTAGGAATCCCGTTTTTCATATTTTTCGTACGCCTTTACAATCTCCTGCACAAGCCTGTGCCTTACAACATCCTTTTCTGAAAAATATATTACTTTAATGTCCTCTATCTCACTGAGAACTTTATCCGCCTCTATTAAACCAGAGGCCTTTCCCGAAGGAAGATCAATCTGTGTAATATCCCCTGTAATTACTGTTTTCGAATTAAACCCCAATCTTGTCAAGTACATCTTCATCTGCTCAGATGTGGTATTTTGCGCTTCATCAAGAATTATAAATGAATCATTCAATGTTCTTCCTCTCATAAATGCCAGAGGCGCGATCTCGATAATCCCGCGTTCAATAAACTTGCCTGCCTTGTCAGCATCAAGCATGTCAAACAGCGCATCATAAAGCGGTCTTAGATAAGGATTAACTTTTTCAAACATATCGCCTGGCAGGAAACCAAGTTTTTCTCCAGCTTCAACAGCCGGTCTTGCAAGCACAATCCTGCTTACCTGTTTTTTAAGAAGTGCGTTTATTGCCATAGCCATAGCAAGATATGTTTTCCCTGTTCCTGCTGGCCCGATTCCTATCACAATATCATATTTTTTTATTGCCTCTATATAATTGCGCTGGACTTCTGTTTTTGGGATTATGAAACGCTTGCTTGAAGCTACAGGTATGTTGTTAAGAAAAAGATCCTTTACTGATGTCTTGTCTCCTTTGGCAATTGCCCTCAGGGCATAACGTATATCTTCCGGCTTCAGCTGATACCCTTCAGCGCTAACCTCGCGGAGCTCATTAATCATATTTTCTGCTTTTTTAGCATATTCAGAATTCCCCTTAATGAATATCTTGTTGCCTCTGAAGCTCACTTCTATTCCAAAGGTTTCTTCTATCAGCTTTATATTCTTGTCAAGTCCGCTGTAGATGAAAGGAAATTCTTTTTCGCTGTCCAGTTCAATAGATAGTGTTACCGTATTTTCTCCTGTTTTACATAAACGCCTGTTTTTTATTTTCCTGCGTCTTTATTCTTTGAAGTGATAAATGGCTTGAAGCCTTCCTTCTTAAGTCTTGTTGCAAGAAATTCAGCCTCTTCCTTATCTTCAAAACTTCCTACTCTGACCTTATACAGCTTTATGTTTTTAGCTCCTGTCATCTTCTTTATATAAGCTTTATGTCCTTTTTTTTCAAGTTTCTTTTTGAGAATTTCTGCATCTTTCTGGTTCTTGAATGCTCCAGCCTGAACTGTATATGAAGATGCGCTCTCTTCTGTGCTGCTGTCTTTCTTCTCCTGCTTTACTGTTTCAGAATTATTTTTTTTATCCTTGCCTTGAACAGGCTGCCTGGGTTCAGTTGTTTTCTCATTCTTAGCATCAGAAAGTATTATTGATGGATTTGTCTGTGCATTTGGCGCTGGTTGTTCTGCCTGTAATGGTTTTACTGCCTCTTCTTTTGCAGAAGCTGCTACAATCTGATACTTCTCCTGTTTGTCTTTTACATTTGTTTTGCCGACAAAATATCCAAGGGCAAAACTCACTGTACATGTGACAATTACTATTACTATAACAATACTTTTGCCTGATGATTCTCTTGGGCTTTCATAGGAAGATCTGTCTCTCATAATTTTACAAAATAAGCATAGCATCACCATATGAGAAAAATCTATATCTGCTTTTTACAGCACGCTCATAAGCCTCTTTGAGCCTGCTAAAACCGCAAAGCGCAGATGTGAGCATCAATGGTGTTGAGCGTGGAAGATGGAAATTTGTGATCAGGCTGTCAACAGCCCTGAATTTATACCCCGGATAAATAAATATATCAGTATATCCCTTGACAGTTTTTGAGTTTTTGTTTTTTATCCGGCTGCCTTCCTTATTTTCACCAGATCTGCAGTATCCGCTAAGACAGCCTTCAATAGCGCGCGTTGTTGTTGTGCCTGAAGATATGATTTTTTTCCCTGATCCCTTTGTATTATTGATCTCATTTAATAATTCTGTTTCAATCTCAAAATATTCCTGATCCATCTTATGTTCGTAAACTTTTTCTGTTTTTATGGGTTTGAATGTTCCGATGCCGATATGAAGCGTCAAATATTTTATTTTTACTCCTTTGCCCTCGATCTTTTTGATAAGCTCCTGCGTAAAATGCATTCCCGCGGTCGGAGCAGCAATAGAGCCCAGTTCTTTTGCATAAACTGTCTGGTACCATTCCCTATCCCTTGCCTCCGGCTTTCGTTTTATATAAGGAGGCAATGGCATTTCTCCATATTTTGATAAATTCTCGATAAAAGCGCCGTTATATTTGAATCTGACTTTCTCGCCGTCAGTGATCTCTGCTGAAAATCCGTCTGCAATTGCTAATTCCCCTGTATACTTTTTCCTTGAAAGCACGCTCCATTCATCTTTTGCAATCTCGTTTACCAAAAGAAAGCCTATCTTTCCTCCTGTTGGTTTTGTTCCAGTGAGTTTTGCAGGAAAGACTTTTGTGTTGTTAAGCAGAAGCATATCGCCTTCATTAAGATATTCGTGGATATCATGAAATTGCCTTTCCTCTATTCCTCCGTCTTTATGAAGCACCATAAGTCTGGCCTCATCTCTTTTTTCTGACGGGGTTAACGCTATGAGTTCTTCAGGCAGGCTAAAGTCAAAATCAGCGACTTTCAGGACGTTAATATTATTTATGTCCTTCATGAATTCTTATTTTTGTTCCTGGATAAAAATAGGCTAGAATATCTTTGTAATTCATTCCTTTGCCTGCCATCTCAAGAGCGCTCCACTGGCAAAGTCCGACACCGTGACCATATCCCTTGCCTTCAAAAAAAACAGAGCCGTTCTCTTTGGATATTGTAAAACTTGTGCTTGGCAGTCTCTGCCAGCCAAGCAGTCTCCTTAATTCTGTCGCCTTAATCGTTGTTTTGCCTGTCTCAGTGATTATCTCCAATTCATTCACTCTCCCTGTTGATGTGAATGTTTTTATAATAATGTCTTTAATGCTCTGCACATTGCATGCTTTTTCTATCTCAGCAGCAGGGATTCTTCTATCCCATAATTTATATGGTGATGTCTCACAAACAGGCTCTACTGACTTTAAAAATGGAAAACTTTTACCAAAGACCTCATCAGGAAGTTCAGTCTTTCCTCCGCATGTTGAATGATAAAATGCCTCAA includes the following:
- a CDS encoding SPOR domain-containing protein, which codes for MRDRSSYESPRESSGKSIVIVIVIVTCTVSFALGYFVGKTNVKDKQEKYQIVAASAKEEAVKPLQAEQPAPNAQTNPSIILSDAKNEKTTEPRQPVQGKDKKNNSETVKQEKKDSSTEESASSYTVQAGAFKNQKDAEILKKKLEKKGHKAYIKKMTGAKNIKLYKVRVGSFEDKEEAEFLATRLKKEGFKPFITSKNKDAGK
- a CDS encoding PhoH family protein, which gives rise to MINELREVSAEGYQLKPEDIRYALRAIAKGDKTSVKDLFLNNIPVASSKRFIIPKTEVQRNYIEAIKKYDIVIGIGPAGTGKTYLAMAMAINALLKKQVSRIVLARPAVEAGEKLGFLPGDMFEKVNPYLRPLYDALFDMLDADKAGKFIERGIIEIAPLAFMRGRTLNDSFIILDEAQNTTSEQMKMYLTRLGFNSKTVITGDITQIDLPSGKASGLIEADKVLSEIEDIKVIYFSEKDVVRHRLVQEIVKAYEKYEKRDS
- the queA gene encoding tRNA preQ1(34) S-adenosylmethionine ribosyltransferase-isomerase QueA, with translation MKDINNINVLKVADFDFSLPEELIALTPSEKRDEARLMVLHKDGGIEERQFHDIHEYLNEGDMLLLNNTKVFPAKLTGTKPTGGKIGFLLVNEIAKDEWSVLSRKKYTGELAIADGFSAEITDGEKVRFKYNGAFIENLSKYGEMPLPPYIKRKPEARDREWYQTVYAKELGSIAAPTAGMHFTQELIKKIEGKGVKIKYLTLHIGIGTFKPIKTEKVYEHKMDQEYFEIETELLNEINNTKGSGKKIISSGTTTTRAIEGCLSGYCRSGENKEGSRIKNKNSKTVKGYTDIFIYPGYKFRAVDSLITNFHLPRSTPLMLTSALCGFSRLKEAYERAVKSRYRFFSYGDAMLIL